Proteins from a genomic interval of Arthrobacter sp. CAN_C5:
- the tsf gene encoding translation elongation factor Ts, giving the protein MANYTAADIKALRERTGAGMMDVKKALDEADGDAGKAMELIRIKGLKGATKREGRSTAEGLVAAKVDGNVGVMVEVNCETDFVAKAGPFVEFSNKVLAAAIESGASDVDTLLAYTVDGKPVSEHVIEAGALLGEKVAIRRLSRIEGNIVDAYLHKTSKDLPAQVGVLFAVEGEGDAAKEAAHDIAVHIAAYSPTYLVRDDVPAELVETERRIADETARAEGKPEAALTKIVEGRLTGFFKEGVLVDQAFAKDAKKSVAQVLTEANAKPSAFARFRVGA; this is encoded by the coding sequence ATGGCGAACTACACCGCCGCCGATATCAAGGCCCTCCGCGAGCGCACCGGCGCTGGCATGATGGACGTAAAGAAAGCCCTCGACGAGGCTGACGGCGATGCCGGCAAGGCTATGGAGCTCATCCGCATCAAGGGCCTGAAGGGCGCAACCAAGCGCGAAGGCCGTTCAACCGCAGAGGGCCTCGTGGCAGCCAAGGTCGACGGCAACGTGGGCGTCATGGTTGAGGTCAACTGCGAAACCGACTTCGTGGCCAAGGCTGGCCCCTTCGTCGAGTTCTCGAACAAGGTCCTCGCCGCAGCGATCGAATCCGGCGCTTCCGACGTCGACACCCTCCTTGCGTACACGGTTGACGGCAAGCCCGTCTCCGAGCACGTCATTGAAGCTGGCGCGCTGCTGGGCGAGAAGGTAGCCATCCGCCGCCTGTCGCGCATCGAGGGCAACATTGTTGACGCTTACCTGCACAAGACCTCCAAGGATCTTCCCGCGCAGGTCGGCGTCCTGTTCGCCGTCGAGGGCGAAGGCGACGCAGCCAAGGAAGCCGCTCACGACATCGCGGTTCACATTGCTGCATACTCACCGACGTACCTCGTCCGCGACGACGTACCAGCAGAACTCGTTGAAACCGAACGGCGCATTGCCGACGAGACCGCACGCGCCGAGGGTAAGCCCGAAGCTGCACTGACCAAGATTGTCGAAGGCCGCCTGACGGGCTTCTTCAAGGAGGGTGTGCTCGTGGACCAGGCTTTCGCCAAGGACGCCAAGAAGTCGGTCGCGCAGGTGCTGACCGAAGCCAACGCCAAGCCAAGTGCATTCGCCCGGTTCCGGGTCGGAGCCTAG
- the rpsB gene encoding 30S ribosomal protein S2 — MPVVTMRQLLDSGVHFGHQTRRWNPKMKRFIFTERNGIYIIDLQQSLSYIDRAYEFIKATVAHGGTVLFVGTKKQAQEAIAEQATRVGQPYVNQRWLGGMLTNFQTVSKRIQRMKELEEIDFDDVAGSGHTKKELLLLRRELTKLETNLGGIRNLTKAPSVVWIVDTKKEHLAIDEAKKLGIPVVAILDTNCDPDEVDFPIPGNDDAIRAVHLLTRVVADAVAEGLIARHNRSGGNDAEAAAEPMAEWERELLGDSSTPAADAAPAEAAPAAEEAPAAEEAPAEAATEEAPAAEEAPAATEETPAADEAPAADDSK; from the coding sequence ATGCCAGTCGTTACCATGCGTCAGCTGCTCGACAGCGGCGTACATTTTGGCCACCAGACCCGTCGCTGGAACCCGAAGATGAAGCGCTTTATCTTCACCGAGCGCAACGGCATCTACATCATCGACCTGCAGCAGTCACTGTCCTACATTGACCGCGCATACGAGTTCATCAAGGCCACCGTTGCACACGGCGGAACTGTCCTCTTCGTCGGTACGAAGAAGCAGGCACAGGAAGCCATCGCCGAGCAGGCTACCCGCGTGGGCCAGCCCTACGTCAACCAGCGCTGGCTCGGTGGCATGCTCACCAACTTCCAGACCGTCTCCAAGCGCATCCAGCGCATGAAGGAGCTCGAGGAAATTGACTTCGACGATGTGGCCGGTTCCGGGCACACCAAGAAGGAACTCCTCCTCCTCCGCCGCGAACTCACCAAGCTGGAAACCAACCTCGGTGGTATCCGCAACCTGACCAAGGCTCCCTCGGTCGTGTGGATCGTTGACACGAAGAAGGAACACCTGGCCATCGACGAGGCCAAGAAGCTCGGCATCCCCGTCGTCGCGATCCTCGACACCAACTGCGATCCCGACGAAGTTGATTTCCCGATCCCCGGCAACGATGACGCCATCCGCGCCGTCCACCTGCTGACCCGCGTGGTTGCAGACGCCGTTGCAGAGGGCCTGATCGCCCGTCACAACCGCTCCGGCGGAAACGACGCCGAGGCAGCCGCTGAGCCCATGGCCGAGTGGGAGCGCGAACTGCTGGGCGATAGCTCCACCCCCGCAGCTGACGCTGCACCTGCCGAGGCAGCACCAGCAGCAGAAGAAGCACCAGCAGCAGAAGAAGCACCAGCAGAAGCCGCAACCGAGGAAGCCCCAGCAGCTGAAGAAGCTCCTGCCGCAACCGAGGAAACCCCCGCAGCCGACGAAGCTCCGGCAGCAGACGACAGCAAGTAA
- a CDS encoding murein hydrolase activator EnvC — translation MTSRSWLHRLALLATLLVTALALTGSSAPAQRQVPVVTTTLATSAASGQEYEPPWSWPLSPTPVVLRQFDRPEQPWLPGHRGVDLAADEAARILSPATGRVVFAGWVVDRPVVTVDHGGGVLSSFEPVNAILDRGRVVREGQLLGTLASGSGSHGSGSHAATSHCPSSCLHWGVRVDGEYVNPLNYVTDRRPSVLLPLHGP, via the coding sequence ATGACGTCGCGATCGTGGCTCCACCGGCTGGCCCTGTTGGCGACGTTGCTGGTCACGGCGCTGGCACTCACTGGTTCGTCGGCTCCTGCACAGCGGCAGGTGCCAGTAGTAACAACAACATTGGCAACGTCAGCAGCGTCGGGTCAGGAGTATGAACCGCCGTGGAGCTGGCCGCTCTCCCCCACCCCCGTGGTCTTGAGGCAGTTCGATCGCCCGGAGCAGCCGTGGCTGCCTGGGCACCGGGGCGTCGATCTGGCGGCGGATGAAGCGGCCCGGATACTTAGCCCTGCGACAGGAAGGGTGGTGTTCGCTGGCTGGGTCGTGGACCGGCCGGTGGTCACGGTGGACCACGGAGGTGGGGTGCTCAGCAGCTTCGAACCGGTAAATGCCATCCTGGACCGCGGTCGGGTGGTCCGGGAGGGGCAACTGCTCGGCACTCTCGCTAGCGGATCCGGTTCGCACGGATCCGGTTCGCACGCGGCCACTTCCCACTGTCCGTCGAGCTGTCTGCACTGGGGTGTGCGGGTCGACGGGGAGTATGTAAATCCGTTGAACTACGTCACGGATCGTCGACCGTCGGTCCTTCTGCCGTTGCATGGCCCTTGA
- a CDS encoding acyl-CoA dehydrogenase family protein — MSKPVIDVNNLPYADGDFYSFEALLSQKERDRLDEVRQFLNTEVKPHATGWWNEATFPQHLIPKLAELDVMSPVRRQGYSNLFAGLVHAEFTRADTSIATFMGVHDGLFTGSIEELASEEQQEAWLPDIYSMKKIGAFGLTEPLGGSDVAGGTRTTARREGDNWILNGAKRWIGNATFSDWVVIYARDLADNQVKGFLVDTKLEGYRATKIENKIALRSVENADITLDNLVVHDDFHLKGANSFKDTNKVLKVTRLSVAWQAVGQQLAAFDVARRYTVERHQFGRPLASFQLVQQQLVEMLGNTVSSMGMMVRLAQLEDEGQAKDEQSALAKAFTTARMRETVAMGRSLLGGNGIVTDYEMAKIFSDAEAVYSYEGTHEINTLVTGRSITGIAAFV; from the coding sequence ATGAGCAAGCCGGTCATCGATGTAAACAACCTGCCGTACGCCGACGGCGACTTTTACTCCTTCGAGGCGCTACTGAGCCAGAAGGAACGAGACCGGCTGGACGAGGTTCGTCAGTTCCTCAACACCGAGGTGAAGCCTCACGCCACTGGATGGTGGAACGAGGCAACCTTCCCACAGCACCTCATCCCGAAGCTCGCCGAACTGGACGTCATGAGCCCCGTTCGCCGCCAGGGCTATTCCAACCTGTTCGCGGGGCTGGTGCACGCCGAATTCACGCGTGCCGACACTTCGATCGCTACCTTCATGGGCGTCCACGATGGCCTGTTCACCGGGTCAATCGAGGAGCTCGCCTCGGAGGAGCAGCAGGAAGCCTGGCTGCCGGACATCTACTCGATGAAGAAGATCGGCGCCTTCGGCCTGACCGAGCCCTTGGGCGGGTCCGACGTAGCAGGCGGCACCCGCACCACGGCCCGCCGTGAGGGTGACAACTGGATCCTCAACGGGGCGAAGCGATGGATCGGCAACGCCACCTTCTCCGACTGGGTGGTCATCTACGCACGGGACCTCGCCGACAACCAGGTCAAGGGATTCCTCGTCGACACCAAGCTCGAGGGCTACCGCGCCACCAAGATCGAAAACAAGATCGCCCTGCGCTCTGTCGAAAACGCTGACATCACTCTGGACAACCTCGTGGTCCACGATGACTTCCACCTGAAGGGTGCCAACAGCTTCAAGGACACGAACAAGGTCCTGAAGGTCACCCGTCTGTCGGTAGCCTGGCAGGCCGTGGGACAGCAGCTTGCAGCGTTCGACGTCGCCCGGCGCTACACGGTTGAACGCCACCAGTTTGGGCGTCCCCTCGCCTCCTTCCAGCTGGTCCAGCAGCAGCTGGTCGAGATGCTGGGCAACACGGTCAGCTCAATGGGCATGATGGTTCGGCTGGCCCAGCTGGAGGACGAAGGTCAGGCCAAGGACGAACAGTCGGCGCTGGCCAAGGCCTTCACCACCGCACGGATGCGGGAGACCGTTGCAATGGGGCGCAGCCTGCTCGGCGGCAACGGCATTGTGACCGACTACGAGATGGCCAAGATCTTCTCCGACGCCGAAGCCGTGTACTCCTACGAGGGAACCCACGAGATCAACACGCTCGTCACGGGCCGTTCGATTACCGGGATCGCCGCGTTCGTCTAA
- a CDS encoding carbon starvation protein A, with protein MNSVVLALTGVAMMTLGYFLYSRFLGRRIYKLQESFVTPAHELSDGVDYVPTNKYVLWGHHFTSVAGAAPIVGPAIAVIWGWMPAFLWVTIGTVFFAGAHDLGALWASSRHKGQSIGSLSGKYIGPRGRNLFLVIIFLVLLMVNAAFAVVISGLLTSTPTAVIPTWGAIIVALLIGQAIYRFKWSLPLVSVVGVVALYALILIGDQFPVVLPETILGLSATSFWIVVLFLYAGVASVLPVWMLLQPRDYINGLQLFIALGILYGAILISAPTLVAPAFNEAVPEGTPSLIPLLFVTIACGAISGFHGIVSSGTSSKQLNKETDARFVGYFGAVGEGLLALGAIIATTAGFRTIADWEQVYSAFGQGGVGAFVEGGGAIVNSGLGIPAGLSATILATMAVLFAATTMDTGIRLQRFVVQEAASIMGVTINKLVATVIVLAIAMGLTFGAGADGAGGMLIWPLFGTTNQLLAGLTLSMIAVILLRKGRPVTPVLVPLLFLLVMSVYALIVQMGQFYAAENWLLLVLDVIILIAAVWVIFESAIAMVQAKKNPPELEDDERERASARTRS; from the coding sequence ATGAATTCCGTCGTCCTTGCGCTGACTGGCGTCGCCATGATGACCCTTGGGTATTTTTTGTACTCACGGTTCCTCGGCCGTCGCATCTACAAATTGCAGGAGTCTTTTGTCACTCCTGCTCATGAGCTGAGCGACGGGGTTGATTACGTACCCACGAACAAATACGTCCTCTGGGGCCACCACTTCACCTCGGTGGCCGGCGCTGCCCCCATCGTGGGCCCCGCCATTGCCGTCATCTGGGGTTGGATGCCAGCCTTCCTCTGGGTGACCATCGGCACAGTCTTCTTCGCCGGCGCTCATGACTTAGGTGCACTGTGGGCATCATCCCGGCACAAGGGCCAGTCCATCGGGTCGCTCTCCGGAAAATACATTGGTCCGCGTGGGCGCAACCTTTTCCTGGTGATCATCTTCCTCGTGCTGCTCATGGTCAATGCCGCATTCGCCGTGGTGATCTCCGGCCTGCTTACCAGCACCCCTACCGCCGTCATACCTACCTGGGGTGCGATCATCGTCGCCCTCCTCATCGGTCAGGCCATCTATCGCTTCAAGTGGAGCCTCCCGTTGGTCTCCGTTGTGGGCGTCGTCGCCCTTTACGCCCTGATCCTGATCGGGGACCAGTTCCCGGTGGTCCTGCCGGAGACAATCCTCGGACTCTCGGCCACCTCCTTCTGGATCGTGGTTCTGTTCCTCTACGCCGGCGTTGCCTCGGTCCTGCCCGTCTGGATGCTCCTGCAGCCACGCGACTACATCAACGGCCTCCAGTTGTTCATCGCCCTCGGCATCCTCTATGGCGCAATCCTGATCTCGGCCCCAACCCTGGTGGCTCCCGCTTTCAATGAGGCCGTACCGGAGGGCACCCCCAGCCTCATCCCGTTGCTCTTCGTCACCATTGCATGCGGAGCGATCTCTGGATTCCACGGCATCGTCTCCTCGGGCACGTCCTCCAAACAACTCAATAAGGAGACGGATGCCCGCTTCGTCGGCTACTTCGGGGCCGTTGGAGAGGGTCTGCTGGCACTGGGTGCGATCATCGCCACGACGGCGGGCTTCCGCACCATCGCGGACTGGGAGCAGGTCTACAGTGCATTCGGCCAGGGTGGGGTGGGCGCGTTCGTTGAAGGCGGCGGCGCCATCGTCAACAGCGGCCTAGGTATTCCTGCAGGGCTGAGCGCCACCATCCTCGCGACAATGGCTGTCCTCTTCGCGGCGACCACCATGGACACCGGCATCCGTCTGCAGCGTTTCGTCGTGCAGGAAGCGGCAAGCATCATGGGAGTCACTATCAACAAGTTGGTGGCAACGGTGATTGTGCTGGCCATCGCCATGGGCCTGACCTTCGGCGCAGGCGCAGACGGTGCGGGCGGCATGCTGATCTGGCCGCTGTTCGGCACCACCAACCAGTTGCTGGCAGGCCTGACCCTATCGATGATCGCCGTGATCCTCCTACGTAAGGGCCGCCCCGTCACTCCCGTGCTCGTGCCGCTCCTGTTCCTGCTGGTGATGTCCGTCTACGCACTTATCGTTCAGATGGGCCAGTTCTACGCTGCCGAGAACTGGCTGCTACTCGTGCTTGACGTGATCATCTTGATTGCCGCGGTATGGGTAATCTTCGAGTCAGCCATCGCCATGGTGCAGGCAAAGAAGAACCCGCCGGAGCTGGAAGATGATGAGCGCGAACGAGCCAGTGCCCGGACGCGCTCCTAA
- a CDS encoding cory-CC-star protein, producing MFLHRLRTAQEHVRAGLHEFYMAPYRRTFARAQRDEEDLFMMLVLSEALGVPNPASYYTVELLPVVYDRFHDWHRRMGMERSPLDHISCC from the coding sequence ATGTTCCTGCACCGGCTGCGGACCGCACAGGAGCATGTACGGGCCGGGTTGCACGAGTTCTACATGGCGCCCTACCGGCGGACGTTCGCCCGTGCACAGCGGGATGAGGAGGATCTTTTCATGATGCTGGTCCTCTCGGAGGCGCTGGGCGTGCCCAACCCCGCAAGCTACTACACGGTGGAACTACTGCCAGTGGTGTATGACCGATTTCACGACTGGCACCGCCGGATGGGCATGGAACGTTCGCCACTCGACCACATCTCGTGCTGCTAG
- a CDS encoding ArsA family ATPase: MLLDLAAARRVLFVGGKGGVGKTAVASAVALAQARAGRRVLVVSTDPAHNLGHLWERPVGDRITSLARGINAGPGKPGALDGIEVDPIATTEAHLAAVGTTIRKLMPEHLAGEVDKHMQLARDSPGAHESAVLERIAELVDLGLREYDLVVFDTAPSGHTARLMALPEIMSAWTEGLLRRRGRSERFGAALRGLEDRDAAEAILGTERSPEPAEERDAQIRRILLRRRERFESLRTVLVDEQRCAFAIVLAAERLPVLETVELHQQLVRAGVHVGALVVNKRSPSDAGGFLADRRTLEDAHLATLRESLPDIPLLQVPLLPGDIVGEQALERFGTALIPASD, from the coding sequence GTGCTGCTAGACCTGGCCGCTGCCCGTCGGGTGCTCTTCGTGGGCGGGAAGGGCGGCGTGGGCAAGACCGCCGTCGCCTCCGCCGTCGCGCTCGCCCAGGCCCGTGCGGGCCGACGGGTGCTCGTCGTCTCCACCGACCCAGCCCACAACCTGGGTCACCTTTGGGAACGCCCTGTCGGGGACCGGATCACTTCCCTCGCACGGGGGATCAACGCCGGCCCGGGGAAACCCGGCGCCCTCGATGGGATTGAAGTAGACCCGATCGCCACCACTGAGGCGCACCTCGCAGCCGTGGGGACCACCATCCGCAAGCTCATGCCCGAGCACCTCGCCGGTGAGGTCGACAAACACATGCAGCTCGCCCGGGACTCCCCCGGAGCGCACGAATCCGCGGTCCTGGAGCGCATCGCAGAGCTGGTAGACCTTGGACTCCGCGAGTATGACCTCGTCGTCTTTGACACCGCACCGTCAGGACACACTGCACGCCTGATGGCCCTTCCCGAAATCATGTCTGCATGGACCGAAGGGTTGCTGCGGCGTCGGGGACGGTCAGAGCGCTTCGGCGCCGCGCTGCGCGGCCTGGAAGACCGTGATGCAGCAGAGGCCATCCTGGGCACCGAACGGTCACCAGAGCCGGCGGAAGAGCGCGATGCGCAAATTCGACGGATTCTCCTGCGCCGACGTGAGCGCTTCGAATCGCTGCGCACGGTCCTCGTCGACGAGCAGCGCTGCGCCTTTGCCATCGTCCTCGCCGCCGAGAGGCTACCCGTGCTTGAGACCGTGGAGTTGCACCAGCAATTGGTCCGCGCAGGCGTCCATGTGGGCGCGCTGGTGGTCAACAAACGATCACCCTCCGACGCCGGCGGTTTCCTCGCGGACCGACGCACGCTGGAAGACGCCCACCTGGCGACCCTGCGCGAGTCCCTGCCGGACATCCCGCTGCTGCAAGTGCCCTTGCTGCCAGGAGACATTGTGGGAGAACAGGCGCTCGAACGGTTCGGTACCGCCCTCATCCCCGCGTCGGACTAG
- a CDS encoding IS30 family transposase has translation MWRERLRNSTKTRGYKPVAADCKAETRRKRPQIRKINADPVLLARVKADLFRSRTPRQIAGRLLLEATDSSVEPMVKSPDAQGRTVSHEAIYRWIYAMPKGELAREGIILQSKRTMRKRRRPLGERTGGRIIGMVSIDDRPEIASDRRVPGSWEGDLVVGKAGKTAVATLVERSSRFLIMLGLPEGKKAAGLADVLIDRVNDLPALMRGALTWDQGTEMARHAQLTVATDLPVYFAHPHSPWERGTNENTNRLIREYLPKGIEITSHQPYLDAIADELNDRPRATLGYLTPREVFTKLLNDNVATTA, from the coding sequence GTGTGGCGGGAGCGGCTCCGGAACTCCACGAAGACCCGCGGCTACAAACCCGTGGCCGCGGACTGTAAGGCCGAGACGCGTCGTAAGCGTCCGCAGATACGCAAAATCAACGCGGACCCGGTCCTTCTGGCCCGGGTGAAAGCTGACCTCTTCCGGTCTCGGACACCACGTCAGATCGCTGGGCGTTTGCTTTTGGAGGCCACGGACTCCAGCGTTGAACCCATGGTCAAATCCCCCGACGCCCAAGGCCGGACCGTGTCCCACGAAGCGATCTACCGGTGGATCTACGCGATGCCCAAAGGCGAGCTCGCACGCGAAGGGATCATCCTGCAATCCAAGCGCACCATGCGTAAACGCCGCCGGCCTCTGGGTGAGCGTACCGGCGGGAGGATCATCGGGATGGTCAGCATCGATGACCGGCCAGAGATCGCCTCCGACCGCCGCGTCCCAGGATCGTGGGAAGGTGACCTGGTAGTCGGTAAGGCCGGCAAAACAGCTGTCGCGACCCTGGTGGAGCGCTCCAGCAGGTTCCTGATCATGCTGGGCCTGCCCGAGGGTAAAAAGGCCGCTGGCCTGGCGGATGTGCTCATCGATCGGGTCAACGACCTGCCAGCGCTGATGCGCGGTGCGCTGACCTGGGACCAGGGCACCGAGATGGCCCGCCACGCCCAACTCACCGTGGCCACGGACCTGCCCGTGTACTTCGCCCACCCCCACTCTCCCTGGGAACGGGGCACGAACGAGAACACCAACCGCCTCATCCGGGAGTACCTACCCAAAGGCATCGAGATCACCAGCCACCAGCCCTACCTCGACGCCATCGCCGACGAACTCAACGACCGACCCCGCGCCACTCTGGGCTACCTCACACCACGAGAAGTATTCACCAAACTACTCAACGACAACGTTGCTACCACCGCTTGA
- a CDS encoding DUF1622 domain-containing protein produces the protein MDLQNVVEIIGTGIEVAGVLVIVAGMLVATLLAAAALMKRKERDIYDTYRRRLGRSILLGLEFLVAGDIIRTVAVTPTFYSVGVLALIVLIRTFLSFSLELEITGKWPWQKSSFNKHAMKQSPPPTTFH, from the coding sequence ATGGATTTGCAGAACGTCGTAGAAATCATTGGTACCGGCATCGAGGTTGCGGGAGTCCTTGTTATTGTTGCGGGCATGCTCGTGGCGACGTTGCTCGCGGCAGCGGCGCTAATGAAACGAAAAGAGCGCGACATCTATGACACCTACCGACGGCGTTTGGGACGGTCGATCTTGCTCGGCCTTGAGTTCCTCGTCGCCGGAGACATCATTCGCACGGTCGCAGTAACCCCAACCTTTTACTCCGTAGGTGTCCTCGCACTCATTGTTCTCATCCGAACTTTCCTTAGCTTCTCGCTTGAACTAGAGATCACAGGAAAATGGCCTTGGCAAAAGTCCAGCTTCAATAAACACGCTATGAAACAAAGCCCACCGCCAACGACGTTCCACTGA
- a CDS encoding haloacid dehalogenase type II, which produces MTATPSVIVFDVNETLSDMGPLAEAFNRAGAPASLARLWFTEVLRDGFALTAAGNNPAFADLATDNLSRHLAQTSGQGDYQKQIEAIMGVFKNLPLHPDAAPGIKALSRITQLITLSNGATSVAEDLLERGGVQDKFSRFLSVQDAPRWKPASEAYDYAARELNQSANQLLLVAVHPWDIHGANVAGLQTAWINREGASYPSYFTPPDIEAEDLLVLADKIAAR; this is translated from the coding sequence ATGACCGCTACACCATCCGTCATCGTTTTCGACGTCAATGAAACCCTCTCCGACATGGGCCCTCTTGCGGAGGCATTCAACCGCGCAGGGGCACCTGCTTCCCTTGCACGACTGTGGTTTACGGAAGTCCTCCGCGACGGATTCGCCCTCACCGCCGCCGGGAACAACCCTGCGTTCGCTGACCTTGCCACCGACAATCTTTCCCGCCACCTAGCCCAAACTTCAGGACAAGGGGACTACCAAAAGCAGATCGAAGCGATCATGGGAGTCTTCAAGAATCTCCCCTTGCATCCGGATGCAGCCCCCGGCATTAAGGCGCTCAGCCGCATCACCCAGCTGATAACCCTCAGCAACGGTGCCACCTCGGTGGCGGAGGACCTCCTGGAACGGGGAGGCGTTCAGGATAAGTTCTCCCGGTTCCTCAGTGTCCAGGACGCACCCCGGTGGAAGCCAGCGAGCGAGGCATACGACTATGCGGCCCGTGAGCTCAACCAATCAGCGAACCAACTATTGCTCGTTGCCGTGCACCCATGGGACATTCACGGCGCGAATGTCGCCGGATTGCAAACCGCGTGGATTAATCGCGAGGGTGCTTCTTACCCCTCCTACTTCACGCCACCGGACATCGAAGCCGAGGATCTTTTAGTTCTCGCAGACAAGATCGCCGCGCGTTGA
- a CDS encoding alpha/beta fold hydrolase, whose translation METRSTMINGRRARWAEHGTGSPVVLVHGIPTSPRLWRHVMPLVDGKTLAWEMPGYGSSIPDGKDLDIGLSAQAEYLVEWIESLDLDEPPVLVGHDLGGGVAQIATVRAAERFAGLVLTNSVSYDSWPIPSVKAMQRVAPVLAVLPQLLMYPTFVQLIHRGHDDRNIALESLAEHWGPYVAQGAARSMMRQVSALNVQDTLDIADRLAALNLPARVVWGEADAFQKIKYGERLAADLGADLIRIPGGKHFTPEDHPQAIAAAINSLLTESRKD comes from the coding sequence GTGGAAACACGATCGACAATGATTAACGGCAGGCGCGCCCGATGGGCGGAGCACGGTACGGGCAGTCCCGTCGTTCTTGTGCACGGCATCCCCACCTCGCCCCGGCTCTGGCGCCACGTCATGCCGCTGGTCGACGGCAAAACACTGGCATGGGAAATGCCCGGCTACGGATCGAGCATCCCCGATGGGAAAGACCTCGACATCGGTCTGTCAGCTCAGGCTGAATACCTGGTGGAGTGGATTGAATCCCTTGACCTGGACGAACCACCGGTCCTGGTTGGCCACGATCTCGGCGGAGGAGTTGCACAGATTGCCACCGTGCGGGCAGCGGAACGCTTCGCCGGGCTGGTCCTCACCAATTCTGTGTCCTACGATTCGTGGCCCATTCCCAGTGTGAAGGCGATGCAGCGGGTGGCACCGGTGTTGGCGGTTTTACCACAGCTGCTGATGTACCCGACGTTCGTCCAGTTGATCCACCGCGGGCATGATGACCGGAATATCGCCCTGGAATCCCTCGCGGAGCACTGGGGACCGTATGTAGCCCAAGGTGCGGCGCGAAGCATGATGCGCCAAGTCTCCGCCCTCAACGTTCAGGACACCCTAGACATCGCCGACCGGTTGGCGGCCCTGAACCTACCGGCACGGGTGGTGTGGGGTGAAGCCGATGCGTTCCAGAAGATCAAGTACGGGGAACGGCTCGCCGCTGATCTCGGAGCGGACCTTATCCGAATACCGGGAGGGAAGCATTTCACTCCTGAGGACCACCCGCAGGCCATCGCCGCCGCCATCAACTCGCTTCTTACCGAAAGCCGAAAGGACTAA
- a CDS encoding four-helix bundle copper-binding protein, with product MMAAHPDGEPSLGQAMTACIEAAFSCAQASDACADACMAEETVAELRKCIRLNLDCAELCVTTGRFLSRLTDVDGNLLKTILMACRDFCTTSAIENEKHAETYPSCRIAAEECRRCEQACQDLLPRPF from the coding sequence ATGATGGCCGCACACCCCGACGGTGAGCCGTCATTGGGCCAAGCGATGACCGCATGCATTGAAGCTGCCTTCTCCTGCGCACAGGCAAGCGACGCCTGCGCGGACGCCTGCATGGCAGAAGAGACGGTAGCTGAATTGCGGAAGTGTATTCGTCTCAACTTGGACTGTGCTGAACTTTGCGTCACCACCGGCCGGTTCCTTTCCCGGCTGACCGACGTCGACGGCAATCTGCTGAAGACAATCCTTATGGCATGTAGAGACTTCTGCACCACAAGCGCTATCGAAAATGAAAAACACGCCGAGACCTACCCATCCTGCCGGATCGCTGCCGAGGAATGCCGCCGCTGCGAACAAGCCTGCCAAGATCTACTTCCACGGCCATTCTGA